Proteins from a genomic interval of Quercus lobata isolate SW786 chromosome 11, ValleyOak3.0 Primary Assembly, whole genome shotgun sequence:
- the LOC115968314 gene encoding bZIP transcription factor TRAB1-like, with translation MGSHINFKNFGDAPPGEGKLQGNYSLARQSSVYSLTFDEFQNTMGGFGKDFGSMNMDELLKNIWTAEEIQGVTCTVGGSEGNVPGGNLQRQGSLTLPRTISQKTVDEVWKDLVKESSDGDGGGGGGGGGAKVGNGNANGGSNANVPQRQPTLGEVTLEEFLVRAGVVREDIQPTVRPNNSVFYGELPRPNNNTGLTFEFQQPNRSNGVFGNRIMENNNSVPNQPPSLAMNVGGLGSSQQQIQQLQQQQQQPLFPKPTTVPFASPVHLVNNAQIANPGSRGSVVGVAEPSMNTALVQGGGIGRVGLAPGVVTSIAGSPVSQISSEAKSTIDSSSLSPVPYVFNRGRKCGGALEKVVERRQRRMIKNRESAARSRARKQAYTLELEAEVAKLKEMNQELQRKQEEIKEMEKNQKLETMNRQWGGKRQCLRRTLTGPW, from the exons atgggGTCTCATATAAACTTCAAGAACTTTGGTGATGCACCACCTGGGGAGGGGAAGCTACAGGGAAATTACTCCTTGGCCAGGCAGTCTTCTGTATACTCCTTGACATTTGATGAGTTCCAGAACACCATGGGTGGATTTGGAAAGGATTTTGGATCTATGAACATGGATgaacttttgaaaaatatatggaCTGCTGAGGAGATTCAAGGCGTGACTTGTACAGTTGGTGGGAGTGAAGGAAATGTCCCTGGTGGGAATTTGCAGAGGCAAGGATCTTTGACATTGCCCCGGACAATTAGTCAGAAAACTGTTGATGAAGTTTGGAAAGACTTGGTTAAGGAGAGTagtgatggtgatggtggtggtggtggtggtggtggtggtgctaaAGTTGGAAATGGCAATGCCAATGGGGGATCAAATGCAAATGTGCCACAGAGGCAACCAACTTTGGGAGAGGTAACTTTGGAGGAGTTTTTAGTGAGAGCAGGAGTGGTGAGAGAGGATATACAACCAACTGTAAGGCCAAATAATAGTGTGTTCTATGGTGAATTACCGCGACCAAATAATAACACCGGTTTAACTTTCGAGTTTCAACAACCAAATCGAAGCAATGGGGTCTTTGGTAATCGGATCATGGAGAATAATAATTCAGTTCCTAATCAGCCTCCTAGTTTAGCAATGAATGTAGGTGGACTTGGATCTTCTCAGCAACAAATTCAGCAGCTgcagcagcaacagcaacagccACTCTTCCCCAAACCAACAACTGTGCCTTTTGCCTCACCGGTCCATCTAGTAAACAATGCTCAGATTGCTAACCCGGGAAGTAGGGGTTCAGTGGTTGGAGTTGCAGAGCCTTCTATGAATACTGCTTTAGTTCAGGGTGGAGGAATTGGCAGGGTCGGTTTAGCTCCTGGAGTTGTCACTAGCATTGCCGGATCTCCTGTAAGTCAGATATCATCAGAGGCAAAGAGTACTATAGATTCATCATCATTATCACCAGTTCCATACGTATTTAATCGAGGAAGGAAATGTGGTGGAGCTTTGGAGAAAGTAGTAGAGAGAAGGCAGAGGAGAATGATAAAGAATAGGGAGTCGGCTGCAAGATCACGGGCTCGTAAGCAG GCCTATACCTTGGAACTGGAAGCAGAAGTTGCAAAACTTAAAGAAATGAACCAGGAATTACAGAGAAAGCAG GAAGAAATTAAGGAAATGGAGAAAAACCAG AAATTAGAGACAATGAATCGGCAGTGGGGAGGTAAAAGACAATGCTTGAGAAGGACTCTGACAGGCCCTTGGTAG
- the LOC115967911 gene encoding protein DJ-1 homolog C: MLCKQASIPMESLSSFLSPTPLNFSSHKLSPMVASATTFSSLSFASMPSQHQRTSTPKRTSKPTKTLSPTIPTPTISTTTTTTTTLPPKKVLVPIGFGTEEMEAVIIVDVLRRAGADVTVASVEPQLQIEASSGSKLVADTSISTCSDQVFDLVALPGGMPGSARLRDCEVLQKIMSKQAEEKRLYGAICAAPAVTLKPWGLLKKKQTTCHPAFMDKLPTFWAVKSSIQVSGELTTSRGPGTTFEFSLSLVEQLFGESIAKEVGQGLLVSSADDNLTKEEFNKVEWSVDHTPRVLIPVANGSEAIEVVTIADILRRAKVDVIIASLEKSVQILASQGTKIVADKLIGDAAESIYDIIILPGGTAGAERIHKSKILKKLIKEQDSAGRIYGAVCSSPTVLQRQGLLKDKRATAHPSVVDTLTKVVDGAKVVIDGKLITSRGLATVVDFALTIVGKLFGYGRARSVAEGLVFEYPRS, from the exons ATGCTTTGCAAACAAGCATCCATTCCCATGGAGTCTCTCTCGTCTTTTCTCTCACCAACGCCTCTCAACTTCTCTTCTCACAAGCTCTCTCCAATGGTTGCCTCTGCAACTACTTTTTCTTCCTTATCATTTGCATCCATGCCCTCCCAACACCAACGAACTTCCACTCCAAAACGCACTTCAAAACCCACTAAAACCCTCTCTCCAACAATACCAACACCCACaatctcaacaacaacaacaaccaccaccactctTCCTCCAAAGAAG GTTCTGGTTCCTATTGGATTTGGTACAGAGGAAATGGAAGCTGTTATTATAGTTGATGTTCTACGCCGAGCTGGTGCGGATGTGACCGTGGCCTCGGTGGAGCCACAGCTTCAGATTGAAGCTTCTAGCGGTTCCAAACTGGTTGCTGATACCTCCATCTCGACTTGTTCTGATCAAGTTTTCGATCTGGTCGCATTGCCG GGAGGAATGCCCGGCTCGGCACGGTTAAGAGACTGTGAAGTTCTGCAGAAAATAATGAGCAAACAAGCTGAGGAAAAAAGGCTATATGGGGCTATCTGTGCTGCCCCTGCAGTCACGCTGAAGCCTTGGGGTCTTCTGAAGAAAAAGCAG ACGACCTGTCACCCTGCATTCATGGACAAGCTTCCAACCTTCTGGGCTGTTAAATCTAGTATTCAAGTTTCAGGAGAGCTTACAACAAGCCGTGGTCCCGGAACTACTTTTGAGTTTTCTCTTTCCTTGGTGGAGCAGCTGTTTGGAGAGTCAATTGCCAAAGAGGTTGGACAAGGGTTG TTGGTGTCTTCTGCTGATGATAATCTAACAAAGGAAGAGTTCAACAAAGTTGAATGGTCTGTTGATCACACCCCTCGT GTCCTCATTCCAGTTGCAAATGGCTCCGAAGCAATTGAAGTAGTAACTATTGCAGATATTCTACGGCGAGCAAAAGTAGATGTCATCATTGCTTCACTTGAAAAATCTGTGCAAATTTTGGCATCTCAAGGCACAAAAATTGTTGCTGACAAGTTAATCGGCGATGCTGCTGAGTCAATATATGATATAATCATTCTTCCA gGAGGAACTGCTGGGGCTGAGCGGATACACAAATCTAAGATTCTCAAGAAGCTGATCAAAGAACAAGATTCAGCTGGAAGAATATATGGAGCAGTCTGCTCTTCCCCCACAGTCCTGCAACGACAGGGTTTACTGAAG GATAAAAGAGCTACTGCCCATCCATCTGTCGTAGACACGCTTACAAAAGTAGTGGATGGTGCCAAAGTGGTCATTGACGGTAAACTGATTACAAGCAGGGGACTTGCTACAGTAGTAGATTTTGCGTTGACTATTGTAGGCAAGCTTTTTGGTTATGGAAGAGCAAGAAGTGTTGCAGAAGGTCTTGTTTTTGAGTATCCAAGGAGTTAG